The Episyrphus balteatus chromosome 3, idEpiBalt1.1, whole genome shotgun sequence genome segment ggtttggatacgaatatcttctaaacggttaaagcaatcaatttcattccaaggaattttttgtagaacgtttaagcccctacaagaatatatcttgctaatttgaaaataataaagtttcagtgaattagaaattttttaaaaatataaaatgtttttatatttttttttaactttgacctcgaatatctttagaatggttagattaatgaaaaaagttaataagaccttttttgtggagcaatcaatttccaacaagaatatgtcttgcgcgtttaatcattataatttttcaatttgttacaaaattaagaacaaaaaacgaatttttaaagattttctcgatatttggacctcaaatatctattcaacggttagataaacgaaaaaagtgtataaggccttttttgtagagcgttcaatttcctacaagaatatgaaaagaaatttgctaaaaagtcaattaataaaaaaattatttttttttagtagaagcttgatgtaaaaatggaaaattgcaaagcggaggaccttcccattaatataaagagctcatatttggtgtgtatattctagaggggtctagcaatcgatttttcggagtaccaattcaaaaaaaagaatttcgatttttttgacccaccctaatgtacatagtTATACTTATTTCAATATAGTTTAAaacataaatacaatttttataggAAGCCCGTGTTCAACAAACTTTATTAAGTTGTTTTACGAAAACAAACATTTCAGCATTTTATCTACAAATATGGTTATGTTATAAAACAACATACTTACCTTTAGGTATCACCCGTGTACCACCTTTTAGTGGATatatgtttatttaatttgaaaaaatttaaagtgtaAACATAGTTTCAAAGTTTTGCAGAGTATAAAAGGGGGATATTAGAATGTGTTTGACATAACCAGTTTGCTTTTGAAACGTAGAACATGGCAGCAAAACTTACTTTAACTTTGGCGCTAGTTGTACTAATGGCAGTTATTTCTGCTTCGCAACGACCAAGCAGTGGTCCACAATTTGGTGGTCGTCCGCCTGGTGGCTCACAATTTGGTGGTCCTCAAGTTGGCGGTCCACAGCCTGGTGGCCCACAATTTGGCGGTCAGCCACCTGGTGGTCGACTTCCTAGTGACCCACAAGTTGGTGTTCCACAGCCTGGTGGCCCACAATTTGGTGGTCAGCAATCTGGTGGTCGTCTCCCTGGTGGCCCACAAGTTGGTGTTCCACAACCTGGTGGCCCACAATTTGGTGGTCAGCAATCTGGTGGTCGTCTCCCTGGTGGCCCACAATTTGGTGGTCCACAACCTGGTGGCCCACAATTTGGCGGTCAGCAATCTGGTGGTCGTCTCCCTGGTGGCCCACAACTTAGTGGTCCACAACCTGGTGGCCAACAATTTGGCGGTCAGCAATCTGGTGGTCGTCTCCCTGGTGGCCCACAATTTGGTGGTCCACAACCTGGTGGCCCACAATTTGGCAGTCAGCAATCTGGTGGTCGTCTCCCTGGTGGCCCACAATTTGGTGGTCCACAACCTGGTGGCCAACAATTTGGCGGTCAGCAACCTAATGGTCGTCCACCTTGTGGCCCGCAACCTTGCGGTTCAAGAACATCAACGTCAACTGAAGCTCCTTGGACTTCAACATCAACTGAAGCTCCTTGGACGTCAACATCAACTGAAGCTCCTTGGATTTCAACATCGACATCAACTGAAGCTCCTTGGACTTCAACATCAACTGAAGCTCCTTGGACGTCAACATCAACTGAAGCTCCTTGGACTTCAACATCAACTGAAGCTCCTTGGACGTCAACATCAACTGAAGCTCCTTGGACGTCAACATCAACTGAAGCTCCTTGGATTTCAACATCGACATCAACTGAAGCTCCATGGACTTCAACATCAACTGAAGCTCCTTGGACGTCAACATCAACTGAAGCTCCTTGGATTTCAACATCGACATCAACTGAAGCTCCATGGACTTCAACATCAACTGAAGCTCCTTGGACGTCAACATCAACTGAAGCTCCTTGGACTTCAACATCGACATCAACTGAAGCTCCTTGGACGTCAACATCGACATCAACTGAAGCTCCATGGACTTCAACATCAACTGAAGCTCCTTGGATTTCAACATCGACATCAACTGAAGCTCCTTGGACTTCAACATCAACTGAAGCTCCTTGGACCTCAACATCAACTGAAGCTCCCTGGACTTCAACATCGACATCAACCGAAGCTCCATGGACTTCAACATCAACTGAAGCTCCTTGGACTTCAACATCGACATCAACTGAAGCTCCATGGACTTCAACATCAACTGAAGCTTTTTGGACATCAACATCAACTGAAGCTCCTTGGACATCAAGATAAACTGAAAATCTTTTGACAATAACATCCTCAAAAACAACTATTTACATCAGTAACTTAGGTCTGTCAAACAGTATTgatgagtaaaaaaaattaaaaaaaaaaaaacaatcgattAATAAATCTTACTgctgaaaatgcaaaacaacgtgcaatttattttgcaTCTAAGggttaaatttttatgttttcaaaaattttattgaattaactTGGTTACAATATGCCTACGGTTTTCGGTTTTGGCTTTTGAAAACGGTTCTATTCATTTCTGTTGCCGttgttaattaatatttttttttaattttaagtaatttttttttataaagttgccTCTCCTGGGAGGATAATAATCCCCTCTTGTAGTAAAAAATAGATTgtataccgttatcaattcctTGCCCACAAGTTCAAGTACTCCTTCTAGCTTCCAGCTAAGATAGTAAGACATCGGTATAAGTTTAGCATCTTTGGCGTTTTGTGTTGGGATGAATTTATAAACATTTgctctataatttttttccttgttCGATCAAATTAAGAATTGATAAATGtattaagtttaaataatttttcgttttagCTTTAACTCAAACATAAGGTATGAACTGAAACGTAGCTTGGATTTTGAAATGaccttttttgtaaatattaaacaatacccaattaaaatttaatttttgttattgagTTATTGTTTAAATATTGCTTATAATATATTAAGAAAacatgtttttataataaaaattgaatatttgaaGATTTTATTTCATCTATATAGGGTGTGTCGCATAAGGTTTGACAAAAAACTTGAGGGTTTAAGTAGGGccgaaacaagaaaaaaaaatatatatttgactAGAAGTGGAAAACTAAAACTACGAAATTGTGATACACCTTTTTTTGAaacagaatttaattttaaacaaaagtttaacaaaactaaagtaaaattttgaaaataaaaaaaaaaaaacaggtaaaacaccgaaaaaaaggtaaatgttCTTTCAAAACACCATTCATGAATCatgaaacaattaaaaacaaaaaaaaaaatggatcatCCCTTCTAAATAAGGAGAAAAAGCTCGTTTCCTTCTACACGACTTTGTTTACACCTTAGACAAATCACCCTGTTTAAAGGTAATAAATTAAACCATGACCTTTAAAAGTGTTAGTAGCAGCTGAATCTCCAGTCTAAAGAAATCATAAGCAGAACTCAAAATCCAAACTCTAAAGGCTTTTGtttcttaaagaaaaacaaaatttttaagacgTTCAACCCCTAACACCCTTGAACCCTAAAAGCAAATATTGGCGCATTTGAATCGTAAGCATCTATacaattttaacaaattaaaatttcttaattGATAAATCTTAACTTCAGTTGTATCAATATTTgattgcaaaataataaaatgtaaaaatgagtttgaataaattctgTTTACttgtaaaaatgtataaaaagataGAAATTGGCTGCCGTGAATGCAAATTATTGCAGTCAACAGATAAATGTCCATAAACGTGTttcgaataataatttttctactGATCATTGCAGTTGTTGTTTCTTCACAAAAGCATGACAAAAGAAATTCTGACAAAGATGAATACAGGAAGGAAAGAGGTGACCAAGAAAGAGGCATTAAAAAACGGAAGCCAGTATCAAAGAAACTAGAACGTAATGACAGAAGTgattttaaagaagaaagaaaacatCTAGAGAGGCCACAATATCCATGGCAGAAGATTGAGAAGCCAAGAAAACCAAACTCATCACGAGGTAAAAATCAACGAGGTAGACGTGGACGTCGTAAACATCAAGATGGCTCACatcctaaaaaaaatgaatcccGAGAGTCAAAAAGCACACCAGACAAAAACCACTACCCATGGCAAGAACATTATCCCACACAAGGTCGTAACCAACATGAATATTCATCAACTGTCGACAAAAAAGTCACAACAACAATAGAAACGATGGTGAATTCAATCCCTTCCATTGTACCAGAGTCACAAAAAACAGATTCAACAGCTAATAACTCTCCAACAAAAACGGTTTCACTTTTGACAACAACTGAACCACCAACTGAGCCTACCACAATTGTTACAATAGCCGGCACAACATCTACTGCCGCTACAACAGTTGTACCAACAACAGAAATTCCAACAACTCCAGATGCTGCGACAACAACTGTTCCAATTTCAACAACTACGGAACCGCCTACTGATGCCTCGACAATTGTGGCAACAACAGACACACCATCAACTGCCGCTACAACAGTTGCACCAACAACAGAAATTCTAACAACTCCAGATGCTGCGACAACAACTGTTCCAATTTCAACAACTACGGAACCGCCTACTGATGGTACAACAATTGTGGCAACAACAGACACCTCATCAACTGCCGCTACAACAGTTGCACCAACAACAGAAATTCTAACAACTCCAGATGCTGCGACAACAACTGTTCCAATTTCAACAACTACGGAACCGCCTACTGATGAATCGACAATTGTGGCAACAACAGACACACCATCAACTGCCGCTACAACAGTTGCACCAACAACAGAAATTCTAACAACTCCAGATGCTGCGACAACAACTGTTCCAATTTCAACAACTACGGAACCGCCTACTGATGCTACAACAATTGTGGCAACAACAGACACCTCATCAACTGCCGCTACAACAGTTGCACCAACAACAGAAATTCTAACAACTCCAGATGCTGCGACAACAACTGTTCCAATTTCAACAACTACGGAACCGCCTACTGATGCCTCGACAATTTCGGCAACAACAGACACACCATCAACTGCCGCTACAAAAGTTGCACCAACAACAGAAATTCTAACAACTCCAGATGCTGCGACAACAACTGTTCCAATTTCAACAACTACGGAACCGCCTACTGATGCTACAACAATTGTGGCAACAACAGACACCTCATCAACTGCCGCTACAACAGTTGCACCAACAACAGAAATTCTAACAACTCCAGATGCTGCGACAACAACTGTTCCAATTTCAACAACTACGGAACCGCCTACTGATGCTACAACAATTGTGGCAACAACAGACACCTCATCAACTGCCGCTACAACAGTTGCACCAACAACAGAAATTCTAACAACTCCAGATGCTGCGACAACAACTGTTCCAATTTCAACAACTACGGAACCGCCTACTGATGCTACAACAATTGTGGCAACAACAGACACCTCATCAACTGCCGCTACAACAGTTGCACCAACAACAGAAATTCTAACAACTCCAGATGCTGCGACAACAACTGTTCCAATTTCAACAACTACGGAACCGCCTACTGATGCCTCGACAATTTCGGCAACAACAGACACACCATCAACTGCCGCTACAACAGTTGCACCAACAACAGAAATTCTAACAACTCCAGATGCTGCGACAACAACTGTTCCAATTTCAACAACTACGGAACCGCCTACTGATGAATCGACAATTGTGGCAACAACAGACACACCATCAACTGCCGCTACAACAGTTGCACCAACAACAGAAATTCTAACAACTCCAGATGCTGCGACAACAACTGTTCCAATTTCAACAACTACGGAACCGCCTACTGATGCTACAACAATTGTGGCAACAACAGACACCTCATCAACTGCCGCTACAACAGTTGCACCAACAACAGAAATTCTAACAACTCCAGATGCTGCGACAACAACTGTTCCAATTTCAACAACTACGGAACTGCCTACTGATGCTACAACAATTGTGGCAAAAACAGACACCTCATCAACTGCCGCTACAACAGTTgcaccaacaacaaaaattccaaCAACTCCAGACACTGCAACAACTCCTGTTCCAACTACAACAACTACGGAACCCTCAACTGATGCTACAACAATTGTGGCAACAACAGACACCTCATCAACTGCTGCTACAACAGTTgcaccaacaacaaaaattccaaCAACTCCAGACACTGCAACAACTCCTGTTCCAACCACGACAACAACGGAACCCTCAACTGATGCTACAACAATTGTGGCAACATCAGACACACCATCAGCTGCCGCTACAACAGTGtcaccaacaacaaaaattccaaCAACTCCCGACACTGCAACAACTCCTGTTCCAACTACGACAACTACGGAACATTCAACTGATGTTACAACAATTGTGGCAACAACAGACACACCATCAACTGCCGCTACAACAGTTGCACCAACAACAGAAATTCCAACAACTCCAGATGCTGCGACAACAACTGTTCCAATTTCAACAACTACGGAGCTGCCTACTGATGCTACAACAAATGTGGCAAAAACAGACACCTCATCAACTGCCGCTACAACAGTTGCACCAACAACAGAAATTCCAACAACTCCAGATGCTGCGACAACAACTGTTCCAATTTCAACAACTACGGAACTGCCTACTGATGCTACAACAATTGTGGCAAAAACAGACACCTCATCAACTGCCGCTACAACAGTTGCACCAACAACAGAAATTCCAACAACTCCAGATGCTGCGACAACAACTGTTCCAATTTCAACAACTACGGAACTGCCTACTGATGCTACAACAATTGTGGCAAAAACAGACACCTCATCAACTGCCGCTACAACAGTTGCACCAACAACAGAAATTCCAACAACTCCCGATGCTGCGACAACAACTGTTCAAATTTCAACAACTACGGAACTGCCTACTGATGCTACAACAATTGTGGCAAAAACAGACACCTCATCAACTGCTGCTACAACAGTTgcaccaacaacaaaaattccaaCAACTCCAGACACTGCAACAACTCCTGTTACAACTACAACAACTACGGAACCCTCAACTGATGCTACAACAATTGTGGCAACAACAGACACCTCATCAACTGCTGCTACAACAGTTgcaccaacaacaaaaattccaaCAACTCCAGACACTGCAACAACTCCTGTTCCAACCACGACAACAACGGAACCCTCAACTGATGCTACAACAATTGTGGCAACATCAGACACACCATCAGCTGCCGCTACAACAGTGtcaccaacaacaaaaattccaaCAACTCCCGACACTGCAACAACTCCTGTTTCAACTACGACAACTACGGAACCCTCAACTGATGTTACAACAATTGTGGCAACAACAGACACACCATCTACTGCCGCTACAACAGTTGCACCAACAACAGAAATTCCAACAACTCCAGATGCTGCGACAACAACTGTTCCAATTTCAACAACTACGGAGCTGCCTACTGATGCTACAACAATTGTGGCAAAAACAGACACCTCATCAACTGCCGCTACAACAGTTGCACCAACAACAGAAATTCCAACAACTCCAGATGCTGCGACAACAACTGTTCCAATTTCAACAACTACGGAACTGCCTACTGATGCTACAACAATTGTGGCAAAAACAGACACCTCATCAACTGCCGCTACAACAGTTGCACCAACAACAGAAATTCCAACAACTCCAGATGCTGCGACAACAACTGTTCCAATTTCAACAACTACGGAACTGCCTACTGATGCTACAACAATTGTGGCAAAAACAGACACCTCATCAACTGCCGCTACAACAGTTGCACTAACAACAGAAATTCCAACAACTCCCGATGCTGCGACAACAACTGTTCCAATTTCAACAACTACGGAACTGCCTACTGATGCTACAACAATTGTATCAAAAACAGACACCTCATCAACTGCCGCTACAACAGTTGCACCAACAACAGAAATTCCAACAACTCCAGATGCTGCGACAACAACTGTTCCAATTTCAACAACTACGGAACTGCCTACTGATGCTACAACAATTGTGGCAAAAACAGACACCTCATCAACTGCTGCTACAACAGTTgcaccaacaacaaaaattccaaCAACTCCAGACACTGCAACAACTCCTGTTCCAACTACAACAACTACGGAACCCTCAACTGATGCTACAACAATTGTGGCAGCAACAGACACCTCATCAACTGCCGCTACAACAGTTGCACCAACAAGAGAAATTCTAACAACTCCAGATGCTGCGACAACAACTGTTCCAATTTCAACAACTACGGAACCGCCTACTGATGCTACAACAATTGTGGCAACAACAGACACCTCATCAACTGCCGCTACAACAGTTGCACCAACAACAGAAATTCCAACAACTCCAGACACTGCAACAACTCCTGTTCCAACTACGACAACTACGGAACCATCAACTGATGTTACAACAATTGTGGCAACAACAGACACCTCATCTACTGCCGCTACAACAGTTGCACCAACAACAGAAATTCCAACAACTCCAGATGCTGCGACAACAACTGTTCCAATTTCAACAACTACGGAACCGCCTACTGATGCTACAACAATTGTGGCAAAAACAGACACCTCATCAACTGCCGCTACAACAGTTGCACCAACAACAGAAATTCCAACAACTCCCGATGCTGCGACAACAACTGTTCCAATTTCAACAACTACGGAACCGCCTTCTGATGCTACAACAATTGTGGCAACAACAGACACCTCATCAACTGCCGCTACAACAGTTGCACCAACAACAGAAATTCCAACAACTCCAGACACTGCAACAACTCCTGTTCCAACTACGACAGCTACGGAACCCTCAACTGATGTTACAACAATTGTGGCAACAACAGACACACCAACTCCTGCCGCTACAACAGTTGCACCAACAACAGAAATTCCAACAACTCCAGATGCTGCGACAACAACTGTTCCAATTTCAACAACTACGGAACCGCCTACTGATGCTACAACAATTGTGGCAAAAACAGACACCTCATCAACTGCCGCTACAACAGTTGCACCAACAACAGAAATTCCAACAACTCCAGATGCTGCGACAACAACTGTTCCAATTTCAACAACTACGGAACCGCCTTCTGATGCTACAACAATTGTGGCAACAACAGACACCTCATCAACTGCCGCTACAACAGTTGCACCAACAACAGAAATTCCAACAACTCCAGATGCTGCGACAACAACTGTTCCAATTTCAACAACTACGGAGCTGCCTACTGATGCTACAACAATTGTGGCAAAAACAGACACCTCATCAACTGCCGCTACAACAGTTGCACCAACAACAGAAATTCCAACAACTCCAGATGCTGCGACAACAACTGTTCCAATTTCAACAACTACGGAACTGCCTACTGATGCTACAACAATTGTGGCAAAAACAGACACCTCATCAACTGCCGCTACAACAGTTgcaccaacaacaaaaattccaaCAACTCCAGACACTGCAACAACTCCTGTTCCAACTACAACAACTACGGAACCCTCAACTGATGCTACAACAATTGTGGCAACAACAGACACCTCATCAACTGCCGCTACAACAGTTGCACCAACAACAGAAATTCTAACAACTCCAGATGCTGCGACAACAACTGTTCCAATTTCAACAACTACGGAACCGCCTACTGATGCTACAACAATTGTGGCAACAACAGACACCTCATCAACTGCCGCTACAACAGTTGCACCAACAACAGAAATTCCAACAACTCCAGATGCTGCGACAACAACTGTTCCAATTTCAACAACTACGGAACCGCCTTCTGATGCTACAGAAATTATGGCAACAACAGACACCTCATCAAC includes the following:
- the LOC129915164 gene encoding mucin-2-like translates to MAAKLTLTLALVVLMAVISASQRPSSGPQFGGRPPGGSQFGGPQVGGPQPGGPQFGGQPPGGRLPSDPQVGVPQPGGPQFGGQQSGGRLPGGPQVGVPQPGGPQFGGQQSGGRLPGGPQFGGPQPGGPQFGGQQSGGRLPGGPQLSGPQPGGQQFGGQQSGGRLPGGPQFGGPQPGGPQFGSQQSGGRLPGGPQFGGPQPGGQQFGGQQPNGRPPCGPQPCGSRTSTSTEAPWTSTSTEAPWTSTSTEAPWISTSTSTEAPWTSTSTEAPWTSTSTEAPWTSTSTEAPWTSTSTEAPWTSTSTEAPWISTSTSTEAPWTSTSTEAPWTSTSTEAPWISTSTSTEAPWTSTSTEAPWTSTSTEAPWTSTSTSTEAPWTSTSTSTEAPWTSTSTEAPWISTSTSTEAPWTSTSTEAPWTSTSTEAPWTSTSTSTEAPWTSTSTEAPWTSTSTSTEAPWTSTSTEAFWTSTSTEAPWTSR
- the LOC129915165 gene encoding mucin-2-like, producing MSINVFRIIIFLLIIAVVVSSQKHDKRNSDKDEYRKERGDQERGIKKRKPVSKKLERNDRSDFKEERKHLERPQYPWQKIEKPRKPNSSRGKNQRGRRGRRKHQDGSHPKKNESRESKSTPDKNHYPWQEHYPTQGRNQHEYSSTVDKKVTTTIETMVNSIPSIVPESQKTDSTANNSPTKTVSLLTTTEPPTEPTTIVTIAGTTSTAATTVVPTTEIPTTPDAATTTVPISTTTEPPTDASTIVATTDTPSTAATTVAPTTEILTTPDAATTTVPISTTTEPPTDGTTIVATTDTSSTAATTVAPTTEILTTPDAATTTVPISTTTEPPTDESTIVATTDTPSTAATTVAPTTEILTTPDAATTTVPISTTTEPPTDATTIVATTDTSSTAATTVAPTTEILTTPDAATTTVPISTTTEPPTDASTISATTDTPSTAATKVAPTTEILTTPDAATTTVPISTTTEPPTDATTIVATTDTSSTAATTVAPTTEILTTPDAATTTVPISTTTEPPTDATTIVATTDTSSTAATTVAPTTEILTTPDAATTTVPISTTTEPPTDATTIVATTDTSSTAATTVAPTTEILTTPDAATTTVPISTTTEPPTDASTISATTDTPSTAATTVAPTTEILTTPDAATTTVPISTTTEPPTDESTIVATTDTPSTAATTVAPTTEILTTPDAATTTVPISTTTEPPTDATTIVATTDTSSTAATTVAPTTEILTTPDAATTTVPISTTTELPTDATTIVAKTDTSSTAATTVAPTTKIPTTPDTATTPVPTTTTTEPSTDATTIVATTDTSSTAATTVAPTTKIPTTPDTATTPVPTTTTTEPSTDATTIVATSDTPSAAATTVSPTTKIPTTPDTATTPVPTTTTTEHSTDVTTIVATTDTPSTAATTVAPTTEIPTTPDAATTTVPISTTTELPTDATTNVAKTDTSSTAATTVAPTTEIPTTPDAATTTVPISTTTELPTDATTIVAKTDTSSTAATTVAPTTEIPTTPDAATTTVPISTTTELPTDATTIVAKTDTSSTAATTVAPTTEIPTTPDAATTTVQISTTTELPTDATTIVAKTDTSSTAATTVAPTTKIPTTPDTATTPVTTTTTTEPSTDATTIVATTDTSSTAATTVAPTTKIPTTPDTATTPVPTTTTTEPSTDATTIVATSDTPSAAATTVSPTTKIPTTPDTATTPVSTTTTTEPSTDVTTIVATTDTPSTAATTVAPTTEIPTTPDAATTTVPISTTTELPTDATTIVAKTDTSSTAATTVAPTTEIPTTPDAATTTVPISTTTELPTDATTIVAKTDTSSTAATTVAPTTEIPTTPDAATTTVPISTTTELPTDATTIVAKTDTSSTAATTVALTTEIPTTPDAATTTVPISTTTELPTDATTIVSKTDTSSTAATTVAPTTEIPTTPDAATTTVPISTTTELPTDATTIVAKTDTSSTAATTVAPTTKIPTTPDTATTPVPTTTTTEPSTDATTIVAATDTSSTAATTVAPTREILTTPDAATTTVPISTTTEPPTDATTIVATTDTSSTAATTVAPTTEIPTTPDTATTPVPTTTTTEPSTDVTTIVATTDTSSTAATTVAPTTEIPTTPDAATTTVPISTTTEPPTDATTIVAKTDTSSTAATTVAPTTEIPTTPDAATTTVPISTTTEPPSDATTIVATTDTSSTAATTVAPTTEIPTTPDTATTPVPTTTATEPSTDVTTIVATTDTPTPAATTVAPTTEIPTTPDAATTTVPISTTTEPPTDATTIVAKTDTSSTAATTVAPTTEIPTTPDAATTTVPISTTTEPPSDATTIVATTDTSSTAATTVAPTTEIPTTPDAATTTVPISTTTELPTDATTIVAKTDTSSTAATTVAPTTEIPTTPDAATTTVPISTTTELPTDATTIVAKTDTSSTAATTVAPTTKIPTTPDTATTPVPTTTTTEPSTDATTIVATTDTSSTAATTVAPTTEILTTPDAATTTVPISTTTEPPTDATTIVATTDTSSTAATTVAPTTEIPTTPDAATTTVPISTTTEPPSDATEIMATTDTSSTAATTVAPTTEIPTTPDTATTPVPTTTTTEPSTDATTIVATSDTPSAAATTVSPTTKIPTTPDTATTPVPTTTTTEPSTDVTTIVATTDTPSTAATTVAPTTEIPTTPDAATTTVPISTTTELPTDATTIVAKTDTSSTAATTVAPTTEIPTTPDAATTTVPISTTTELPTDATTIVAKTDTSSTAATTVAPTTEIPTTPDAATTTVPISTTTELPTDATTIVAKTDTSSTAATTVAPTTKIPTTPDTATTPVPTTITTEPSTDATTIVATTDTSSTAATTVAPTTEILTTPDAATTTVPISTTTEPPTDATTIVATTDTSSTAATTVAPTTEILTTPDAATTTVPISTTTELPTDATTILAKTDTPSTAATTVAPTTEIPTTPDAATTTVPISTTTELPTDATTIVTKTDTSSTAATTVAPTTKIPTTPDTATTPVPTTTTTTEPSTYTTTIESFISDTPSTVVTTVPPTTEIPTTPDAEPSTDDTTTEERANTPTVQQTLEQHMVQVQELLNRLPSLEQSQKPQTIQQLDTLQQRLLNLQQLMADLLTQKD